ACCCACCCTCGTAGATTAGGCATGATTTAGATGTGGTTTAATGCTAATGATAAATTGATGTTTTGCGTCTAACCAGAAAAGCCTCAAAGGCTACCGCTAAAGACGGCAATAGCTCCTGCGGCCAAAATTCCAATCATTACAATACAAACCAAAAGTTCTACAAGAGTGAAGGCAAAAATCATTTCGTTATCCTCCTTATGATAATATTTGAACGAAGTTTTTGAAAGGTTAGAGAAGGTACAAAAAAGCTGTATTGAAT
This Bacteroidetes Order II. bacterium DNA region includes the following protein-coding sequences:
- a CDS encoding prepilin-type N-terminal cleavage/methylation domain-containing protein, producing the protein MIFAFTLVELLVCIVMIGILAAGAIAVFSGSL